The following coding sequences lie in one Miscanthus floridulus cultivar M001 chromosome 9, ASM1932011v1, whole genome shotgun sequence genomic window:
- the LOC136483288 gene encoding uncharacterized protein: protein MGSKSSAWAHSPQWIWSRSLARPFLSSLQTSAVWLPLPGWRPCPAQDPVWRWWSAGDEHLLEAGAAAARRAAEASAEITYEDRQFSDRRKLTMIHVKSFLDPKTTAKIHVLGNKCQSKLLKIIDARSRKF from the exons ATGGGGAGCAAGAGCTCTGCATGGGCGCACAGCCCTCAGTGGATCTGGAGCAGGAGCTTGGCTCGCCCCTTCCTCTCCTCTCTGCAGACCAGCGCGGTTTGGCTTCCACTGCCCGGCTGGCGTCCGTGCCCAGCTCAGGATCCCGTCTGGCGGTGGTGGAGCGCAGGCGACGAGCACCTACTAG aaGCCGGAGCAGCGGCTGCCAGGCGGGCAGCCGAAGCAAGTGCAGAAATAACCTATGAAGATCGACAATTTAGCGACCGCAGAAAATTAACAATGATACATGTGAAGTCCTTCCTTGATCCCAAAACCACTGCCAAGATACAT GTTCTTGGAAACAAATGCCAAAGTAAGCTGCTTAAAATAATTGACGCTAG GTCAAGAAAGTTCTGA